The DNA segment ATATACAATTCCTTATATACCCTTTTTTTTCAAGATGTATGCAGCTAATGAAATAGCCCCAAGGAAACAGTGCTATTACCTTAATTGCCATTCTCAATGTTAACTTAGAAGTGTATACCTAGCTTAACCTATATCCTTTGGATTGGTTTCAGTCTAAAGATATTttatattcaggtagtcctcaggttgcagcagtaattgggactggaatttccattgctaagtgatggcaTTTGTAAAATGCAATTCTTCATCCATTGATTAGCAACAGACAATCCCACCAACGTGCAATTTGGTGGGCCGCAGCTTTTGGGAGGCTTCAGAAGCAGCATGAGAAGGAAGCATATAAGGAATTGTATATACTCTGCACTAGAAGcaccatattttattttcaaaagggAATAATTTTATGTCCAGGTAATATAGGCATATCTGCATATTTATATGATTGCTCTTTGCaaattaatgaatgaattaatgacaCAAAGCACACACACAGTTTGGAGAGGAGCATGTGCAGCTTTGGAAAGAAGACCTGGTATGGCCAACAGCTGCTTCACATAGGGCCAAGATGGGTGCACCTTGTTGGCAGCAGGTCATCTGGGGGCAACAGGGCTTGTGGAGTGCAGAGCCATTGGGGCTTTGTGCTGTGGCACTGGTGTGGTTGGCTGGCAGCAGTGGCACCATCAGCGATGCTGAGGCTGAAGTAGAGACCCAGGAGCATTGGCAGCCAACTGAAGGCCTCAGGCATCTATTTCATCCTCAGCACTGCTTGTGCCACCACTGCCAAGGAATGCTGCTATGCAGGTAGCCAAAAGAGCAGAGATGAGAAAGATTGGTGGGTGGAGGGAACTGAAGTACCTCTGCTGTCATAACTATGACGAGTTGCTAgacacttgaattttgatcaagtgactgcAGGGGCCTTGCAATGGTGGTAACTTTGAGGACCATATAAATgtaccattcattcagcactgccataacttcaaatggtcactgaacgaaTGGTAGTTAAGAGAGGATTATCTGTAGGATGCTCTCTATTGCTCTGTACTTTGTATTGTTCGGGATTTTTTTTATATCTGTGCATTCATATTAATCAAAACACAATATTTAGCTAAAAATATTTTCCACATTTTGTATTCTTTACAATGGAAATTGTAGAGTCCTCGGACTTACGACGCCGGCTcgcgccttgccaacagcagacggctgctgattggctaaggcgcgagcCGGCTAAAAGAGCGGGAAACCAACAGCGCGGCGATTGGAGCCGCCTTCTGACAGCCGGTGTTTAAGAAGAGCTGTCAGAGCTTTTCTGTTCAGTTTTTGCTTGTTCGTTTCTCGTTGAGCGTTGTCCCAGCCAGCGCCTGTTGCGCTGAATAATAAAGCCTTTGTTCCTTTCCGTTGTCGCCTCATATCTCCCATACTTTACAGTATCCAGCAGAAATCACATTCAAGTCCTAAGTGTCAAACCGGACTTAGCTGGGTTTATATGTGATAGCAGATGTTATGTTGAATGAAAAGTATAACAGTTtatatcagtggtcaccaactggtggtccgtggaccactggtgatccgtgagaaaattttggtggcccccagaaaaattatttgcatttttttatattgcactaaatcgggtcctcaaactaaggcccctgggccggatacgtgcaatgaatgtttgtgttgctgtaaAGAGTCTCCCcatttgggatctttttgtgtgggtcagaggggggcagaaattccgacttggggtctgcttcagcctcctggtgcggggctttgggcagaggttggagggaagcaccgctggtggcgaagagccagagcgccttgttccagtgggattacatcatggcctggaactagctgaccatctcagcctgctgagccgccaggtgccggtacctggtcttgcactctcgcaggtcttccctctgcttggaaagcctatgcttgtagttctcagagaggtgcttctgctgagctccttctcagtcagatcaaatttgaactgagctgttttgccaactctttctcgtggtggctgcttagctctaacaactgctttccgttggggccctaaagagcccaggcgggcaggcgaggagtggcgagtagaggctggcaaggtgcccctcgacatgagtgacattgagttggccacgcccacccagtcacatgaccatcttgccatgcccacccagccggtcattaggcagatcatattagtggtccacaggatttaaaattatgaatttaatggtccctgaggtccgaaaggttggtgactcctggttTATATAAATAAGTGGTATAGGTGACCTTTTTATAACATAGTGCAGAATGTGGAGGCTTAGACATTTATCCTAAACATAATGACCTGTATTGAACTGGTCTTGAGTTGCCATTAACATGGTTGGTATTTGGACTTCAAAATTTGTGTTTCACAAAGCCATACTTTCAACAAATGCCTTTCAACAAGATGCTGTGGGATTGGGATTAACGTGCTTAAATTCAAAAAAGTATCATTTTGATCCCTTCATTGGCTTAGTTTTCCTTCTGTtgaaattaataagtggaacaacttgcctgcagaagttgtaaatgctccagcattggaaatttttaagaaaatgttggaataccatctgtctgagatggtgtagggtttcctgcctgggcagggggttggactagaaggcctccaaggtcccttccaactctgttgttgttgttttgttgtttttttttaataataataataataataataataataataataataataataataataataataataatatatttccaGTTAAGTATCAGACCACCAAATCTttgcccatttttaaaaatttgatgttAATTATATTTCATATTGAACATGAATGGGGGGCACAAAGGAAGTGAAATGAATTTGTTGAAGACATAATTTCTTGCTGATGTATTCCTTGCTTCGGGAATAACTTGTTTACATAGCCTTGTTCTAAAGCATGTAGAATATTTTTCCTTGTCTCCTAAGATATAGACTTCCAAAATCATGTTGGTGACCGTTCTGTAAATTACCGGCATGAGTCTTGAGTTTCCAAAAGCAAAGTATTTGCTTCTCAGCAGTAATTTACTACTATACATTTAATACTTGCTGTGCTTTGAATAATTATTTGCATAGTaagcagtgttttttttaataaggtaATGTGCATACAGAGAGAATGATTGTTTGCTTTGCATTAGTAGAGGGAGGCATTTCATGTGCTTTCTGAAATGGAGACAGAAGAAAAAGCAATTAGCTGAAGTTGATGTTGTCAGAGTCAGCTGAATATCATGACCAGATGTCTCTGCATTGCTGGTTCTTGCTCCACAGAGTATTTTTGGACATTGCAGAAAGAACAACAACAGCCTTTAAAGACAACCAGAATCAATAGGGTGAAGTAGTATTTAGGTTGGGAATAAATATTCGGTTGATTCAATGTGGGATTAAAAGGTTAGTTTTGCTGTTTGGCATGGCTGCTGCTGCAAATCTTTTTCAGGCAGATTATACCTGTGTGAAATAATCTTCAAGCTTTGTCATAGTTATATGTCTGCAGAATTCTCTAGGGAATTACTGAAGGATTTGGCACACATACACTGTAATTTCCTAAAATTAATATAATGCATACATGCTTTCAAATTATCTGGTGATTTCTAATCTTTATTATAATGAGCTTTCGCTGTGGACTTTCACATTTAGCATGGAGAACATCTCTGAATGAGACTCTTGCAACTCCACAGATAAAAGGATGTTGCAGAGTTGAAAGGGGCATTTATTTAAGGCTGTAGAGAATCATGGCCAGTTGGAATGGACTTTAATAAACAAAGTCTATGAGATTGTTTAAAGtttaattgttttcatttgtttACATCACTTTCATGCATACTTCCTCTGATGTAGCTCTAGTTGTTTGTTTCTGTTTGGTAAGACATTTGCATctggtttttattctttttctccgAAGTACAAACCGTGCATTGATGTGTGTTGTTCCTCTTATGTTGAACCTGACAGTATACATAGATTAACAATTGTCATGCAAACAGCAGAGGGATCTAAAGCAAAGTCTGGTATTCTGCCATTCCATGGTGCTGATTCTCTGCAACAGTGCCGCTGTCATGGAGATAGCTGATAGATGGAACAATATAGAACATTGCATCTTGTGCGTACACCCACTAGGTTAATagaggacagacagacagaatgctCTGGGTGAATATGATATACTGGATTTCCCTGTCTGATGTAGAAGGGTCTTAAGAAGATTGTCTCTAATGATGGATGTGTCtaggtcttgtttttttttttttagcccaatGTGGCATGAACCTAGGAAAATTATTATAAAGTATTCATCTAAGTACaattttcaagaaaaataaataaatagagcagaTGTAAATCTGGCTTTCGTCAGAATTGGGTGAGGCCAGgggatagcagtgttcaaatTAAATCAAGTCTTTAGGTTCCAGCAAGTAGCCTGCGTTGAATATCTAGGTTCTAGGGCTTGGCGCAGAAAGAAGCCACATGCATAGGCACCAATACGTAGCTGTCTAGGTAAAGCTGTCACCAAAGTTGTTCCAGCAATAAAGTCTGAGACAGACTTAAATACTAATAAAACAGGACATATGTAGCTCAGGGATTAAGGTATggttctctaagcttggttgtttgtgtgcagacattccattacctggctagcagaggtgggtttcaatggattttgaccagttctggagaaccggtagcggaaattttgagtagttcagagaaccggtatataccacctctgactggacccgtccccatctattctcagcctcctgagtcccagctgatcggaaggaaattgggattttgcagtaaccttcccctggagtggggagggaatggagattttacagtatccttcccctgccatgcccaccaagccacacccacagaactggtagtaaaattttttgaaacccaccactgctggctAGGTAACATTTTCAATGGATTGTTCACCGAAGATACTATCCAGCCAGGTAATGAAATACCTGCATGAAAGCAACCAAACCTAGAAGATTACTGAGGAGTCCACAGACTTAAATGCCAATCAGCAATCTCCTATCCAAGTGCAACTACGGTTAAGTAGCTTTGATTTAATAAAAATGGATTCTGCAATGTTTTTAACCTTGGTTGTTTACCTATTTCTACTGATGTTCCCAAGGAGGCTAGTGGGATTTTGTCTCCAAAACTAGACCAGAGTTTTTTTATATCAGGACAAGGGGCATTATGGCCTATAATGGTATTTCACTAGAATACTAGGTATTAGAACTTGGTTCCATGGTCTCTGGGTTGCCAAATACCTGGCTTGATCATATACTGGCCCCTGATGACAGTTACCTGTCTGTTCATCCAATGTAAGTAATAAAAACCTCCATATAAATAGGAAGAATCAAGTATAGACAACTTGCTTGTGTATATACATAAGGATCTGTGTCATTTCTAGTGTCATGTACACACAGCCTGATCAAGATAGCTTGCCCATTGTCATTATGCATATAATTCAGATtttcttaaagctgctaaggtgCTTCAGTGGGATCTTTATGACCAGTTAGCTTATTTGAGCTATTAGCCCAGTTCTACATGTACATAAATGCTCTTATATTCAGGTCACCAAGAATAGTTTGTTCagttttataaaaagaaagataaaaataaggCATCCTGATTCTAATGTTTATAACATAAatgctgctgttttttttaacaatatgcACTAGCCACTTGGCAAataatagaactaaggagaaatttcctgacagttagaacaattaataagtggaacgacttgccttcagaagttgtgaatgctccaacactggaaatttttaagaaaatgttggataaccatctgactgagatggtgtagggtttcctgcctgggcagggggttggactagaaggcctccaaggtcccttccaactctgttgttatgttatgttatattaattattttattgtgggATCACAGTCATGGCTGCACAGAATCTTTATAAAATTAGTGGTTAGGGAAGGTGggagaatggatggatagatagatagataaatagatagatagatggatggatggatggatgatggatggatattgGTCTACTGCTTTCATTAGCACATAATATCACTAATGATCAAGACAtactttgttattgtttttaaatcaaGATCAAGATCTAATTGCCTGATGTTTCCCTAAACATCCCCAAATGTTTTTCAAATGCATTGGTCAAACATGTTCATTGCAACATATTTTCATTTGCTATAAGGATAGCGATTGTTATTTATCACTAGATTACAGTCTGATCGTCTTTCAGATACAACAAGGGTGAAAAGATTCACTTGAGGCAGCAAGTTACGTAGGCTGCTTTCTAGATAGCATTCTCCTATGTCAGGGACTTTGCTTCAGTAATCAGCTGACAGCCCCAAGATGTGGAAAGGCCATAGCAAAGCCGGTGCTGATTTTCCAGTAGTTCAGAAAAACTAAAATATCAAGTATCCCTTGAAAATCCAGGGGATTTTTGGCTGGACATTTGCTATCTCTTAAAAGGGATTCAGAttcacttttaatttttattccaatTGAAATGCTAATTACCACATGCAGGTGCTTAATTTAGAGAGGGGTACAATacaatagttatttatttagcaacATTCATTTAGCAGTTGTAAAAAGGTTTCACTCTGAGATACCAGTGACCCACCCATTTCCAAAGGAGATTGAGTGAGTGGAAGGAGGCTGAAGCATTTCCAAAGCGCTGTTTGTTGTGGCCTCAGAATATTCTCCAACAGTAGCTACATAATCAAATGTAAGTTTgtgataaaatgttttattacttACGTTCTACTAGTACAATTAAAAGGTTAACTTCATACTGCCTTATAAGtaggactgtactgtactgtactgtattacTGTACCAGGATTGGGTTTCAAAAAACTGggagaccactagatggcagtatgTCTTCCTGCTGTAGAATAACCAGCACTtgggtaaatgtctatggagattcttagtcattcaggtcatggttgtcccaaaggtgctttttcaaaaggcaactggacattgttttttcttgaagacgtttcacttctcatccaagaagcttcttcatgctCTGCTCTTATTGGGctcttcagaagcttcttggatgagaagcgaaatgtcttcaaggaaaaacaaaagtccagtttcctttgaAAAAGACAACCACTTGGGGTAATATACAGGTAACATGTATCAGGAAAAGGAACTGATATGAAAGAAGACACCATTAGTATAAAACTCTAACTTTATTCTGTGGTGATGGCAGAGGAATGTTAAGGTGTATTTTAGTCTCTCCCATACAAAGCTTGAAGAAATTATATTACTTCTGATTAAAtaatacttttctttaaaaaaacagcctTGCTTACTCTATATTTCTGTGAATTGTCTATATCATCATCCCATCTATTGTGGTagaattcaacattttcttcccatataaataaatatcagctTCAGAGGTGAGATTTTTTCCCTCCTGAACTTCAGCTAGGGAAGAAAAACACAAATTTACTTTCTACTTGTGCTTTTCCCAGTAATTCAAGGTGATCCCGTTTGTGTTTTCAAACCTTTGTGTGTTCAGATACAAAGACACATATTTTTAAGAAGTTCCATCCTTAGTATGAACCTTTCATTTATACTAGTAACCAAATGTTGCAGTAGAAAGTGCCTCTGTTTATTTGGTGTTTCAGCTATTCTGTTtcaaatctgattttattttatgggTCAACTCAGCCCCCATCCCAGTTGTAGGTTAGCACTCCCTGCCTTTGAGCATGTTCTGCTCTTATTGGGCTCTTCCCCATCCCCAGACATGAGATTCAAATAGATTACAATTTTGTATTCTTGCACATCtcagtctcttccaattctgctgGTATTTCTCTCTTGGACATAGACGGTACCATGTTTGCTGCATAAGCAACAGCATTCTCCGAGAATGCAAATACCACAATTCTGCTGAGTCCCTTCCTCTGAGATCCGCAGACCGCCCATGCAACTACTTTAAAAGTGATCGCTAGGCTTCCCAAATATATGCATGATTACACAGTGCAACAAAGCATGAGCTGAGCATCTGCTGTGACTCAGCTTGAGTAGTCATTTGTTAATCAAATGGGTGGTGGCAGTTCAACCCCCTTGAAATGCTGAAAAATGCTTCTCACAAAGCCAAGAGGCTGGAGAGCAACATTCTATGCTTGCAAATTGAGGCTGTAATGGCATGTGGTTTTTGCTTATTCTTCTAGGCTCTTTCAGTTGTTACTCTCTTTCTCCACAACTCTGTCACTTTAAACTGACAGTTGCAGCATTGCTTTTGTCCTATGATGGCAAATGTGTCTTCCTTAAATTTGGGGAATCAGTGGCTTTTAAGCAAAATGGATGAGATCCCGCTGAATGTCTGCAATTCTCTTTTACAAACTGTTAGAATattgaatttagtagctggaatAGTAACGTGTACAATAGGCCAGAACACAGTTGTAGTTGAAATGATAGAAAACACAGTTGTAGTTGATTTGAGGCAATCTATGCTATGATTGGTTGTGGTAAGTATAAAGGGGGcgtttccctcctcccctctttttccTGTGTGTTCTGTATACTGTTTAATTCACCTCATGATATTCCTGCATTCCTAACTATGTTATGTTCTTCCTTTTCTGGATGATGATAAATTCTGCTACTGCTGGGCAATTCCATGACAGAAACCTAATAGCAGGGGCTGGCAGCAACCccacagcaacttttaagaccagTTTCAGTGGCGATAGGGAATTTGAGAGGTGGAACTCAACCCagttggaaggtttgagggtggaGAGGGCTTGCATTAGAACTTCATGTGAGTTATAGTTGTGAAACCATATTACACTGTATTTATTCACAAACTTTAGATTTagttctcctgtttctgttcacccATCTACAGTGGCTGCCAATTCCACTACATAGTTATCAGATAATGAAATCAACTTATTAGGTTAGGGATGCATAAGCTGAGGCTTAAGGGCTAACATGGGTACATAACATGCGACCTTTCAGATATTGCTGAACTGCAATTCTTTCATCCTTTGTTATTGTCCACACTGATTGAGACTGTTGAGAGTTGTAATTCAGCAGTATATACAAGATTGGAAACAGTGCAGCTGTGCCAAAAGTTTTGGATGCTGCTCCCAAAGCTGCTCCAAATATGCCAATCACTAAATTGTAAGTTTTAAAATGATAGAATGGAAAAATTAAGTACCTGAGAAGTAATCCGTTCTTAATCTTAGTTAAATGTTAATTAAGTTAAATGTGTTACTCCCGACCCATTCATTTTTTGGATAACAATCCTCAGCATGCCACTGAAAAGTTCTGAGTTACTTGGAAGTCTGTACTTTAATCCATAAATACAGTTTGCAAATTGTAATTCTTCTTCATGTATCAAGTGACCCATTAGCATCATGTGTGAATTTAGCCACTGCCAGGGAACAAGTTATTATAATGATAAATCCATGGAAGCATAATagtccatttgtataataagtaatTCACAATGGACAAATAAAGAGTTAAAAAAACTTGAATTATATTCGTTGACATAACCTACATGCAACAATCTCAAAAATTTCAATAgtattgttttatcattttagttTATAATGCAGTTCAAGATATTATTTTAGGCCAGAAAGGTGGAAAATGGAAGGAATTCTGTTAAACTCAGATTTTCTTTATAAATGATGCAGCAGAGTATGATACAGTATAcgttaatataaaatttaaagaaatttcaATACAAAATGAAGAGCTGCAAGCAATAATATAGAATGATGTCTGTTTGCagaagaattgctcttctgcagGCTGAACTGATAGCTTTTGCCAACTGAGACCCTTCGAATTTGTGTTAATTGTAAGTGAAGCAATAAAGGGAAAGAAAGTTTGTCATACCCTcctgaaattgtttttaaaattattattttcttcgtAGCTTTTCTTGATTTCTACACTTGTACTTTGTACCACAGCATATCCTAAATTCTCCTTacgtttttttcccttcaatatCTAACAGGGATTGGGAAGAATGTCATTTGTGATAGAACAGCCACTCCGCTGGATGCCTTTCGGATGATGACAGCTGCCCACTATTATCCCAAGCTTATGAGCATCATGGGCAATGTTCTCCGTTTCCTGCCTGCCTTTGTGAAGATGAAGCAGCTGATCCAAGAGGGCTATGTGGGAGAACTGCTTGTGTGTGAGGTACAGGTTCACAGTGGGAGCCTGTTGGGGAAGAAATATAATTGGAGCTGTGATGATCTGATGGGAGGTGGAGGGTTGCATTCTGTTGGTACCTACATCATTGATCTCCTGACTTTCCTCACCAGTCAGAAAGCAGTGAAAGTTCATGGACTTCTTAAGACCTTTGTGAAACAGACTGACCACATTAAGGGAATACGGCAAATTACGAGTGACGACTTCTGTACATTTCAAATGGTCTTAGAAGGTGGGGTGTGTTGCACTGTTACCCTTAATTTCAACATGCCGGGAGAATTTAAACAAGATATTGTTGTGATTGGATCAAGCGGGCGGCTAATTGCAGTCGGCACTGATTTGTATGGACAAAGCAATAACTCTCCACAGAAAGAGCTCCTCTTGAAGGATTCTGCCCCAGTCAGCAATGCCTTGTTACCCGAGAAGGCCTTCAGTGACATCCCATCTCCATACCTCCGGGGCACCATAAAGATGGTACAAGCAGTCAGGGAGGCATTTGAAGATCAAGATGACAGACGAACCTGGGATGGCCGGCCACTCACAATGGCTGCAACTTTTGATGATTGTCTCTATGCTTTGTGTGTGGTGGACACCATTAAGAGATCCAACCAGCTGGGTGAATGGCAGAACATTGTGATTATGACTGAAGAACCAGAACTGAGTCCTGCTTACTTGATCAGTGAGGCCATGAGGCGGAGCAGGATGTCTCTGTACTGCTAGATTTTTGTCTtgacttgggggaaaaaaggaagtgaCTCGAATCAGTTTTTCCCTGACAGAAATACGACTACACATCTCAGGCCTGGAAAAGGGAAACAGTTTAAGGAAACAATATTTGTTGCTAAAGCGACATTGCCTAGTTGGTGCTCAAATTGTAGATGCATTTGAAATGCCCTCGTAGCATATAATAGTTGCAGATCCTTATGAAGGAAAAATGTGTGTTAGCTTTTTACCAAATAATAAGAAGGTAAAATATAATCAGTTTGCAATCTGTTGGGGTATGACTGATTCAATTGtatttactgtttttaaaaaaaatggttcagGAAGGTCCAGTTGGGcattacagaaaaaaacaaaacaaaaaccaggccATAAAAGATGCTTGAATCAGAAGCCTATGTAGATTGCACAGACGTACCCATACCTTCTAAGAGCTCCACTGATAAAAGCATGCTGCTTGGTTCTTAGTTGGTTAAAAAACCCATTGCATTAGTTAAATGATACATAAGAACATTTGGCATGAATATGTTATCTGATGTCAAAAGAATTTGGTAgattggttttcatggctaacataaataatgtttttggattattttttctttttcgatGGAATGTAACTTGAACAaataggttcccccccccccggcccaatTCATATTGTTCCAAATTTATTGTATGTTCCACTTCAGGTTCTCCGGGCCCATAGGCTCAGTATGCTTTGATTCAAAGCacaaaattctataaaaataggATAGCTACATAACATTTGATGAGCTTTGATTCCTGGTAAATTCCAGGGTgatatattttgctttgttttggagcaaaaccaTGTATAACTCCTATGATACCTTAAAATGTTTACTTTAGCACAAATTTTCATGGACTgggcccttttttttttgttagaggCATGAAGTAGTCTGTCTGACAAAGTGGAATTAGTTGCAAAATGATATACTGTAATATGTTAGTTCACAAGCAATTACAAGGTTACTAGTTCCTAATCTGGAATGACATATTTAAGTCTCAAACTAGGGGAACAGAGGGAGATAATCAGCAAAACATAGCTTTGAGCCAAATCTCTTGTGTTTTAGGCAAAACCTACACAAAGCAAAATGATGCCTCCCCAGTAAGGAAAACCCCAGCTTAGAGAAAAAGTAATTTAGCTAAAGGTGAGGTGAGATATGGCAACTGATCATTTTTGTATGTTTGAGTTGGACAGTTTGTTCTTGTTGTGGAAGCATATCTGTGATCATAATTGGTGTGCCTAGCAGTTTTATTGCAATATGGTTTGAGTATCTAATCCATATCATAATGACAACAGGAGAGCCTTTTGTCCTGTTGCTCCCaaacagttcattctctgggatttTCATTATGAAAACTCCCATCACAATGAACTGTTCATGTTTCGTTTCTTCCACTttgaaaaattcaaataaatattggAGGTATTACTTGGGACTGTAGGTTTCATATTACTTTATCCCTAGAACTGAAATTATCCTGCAGGCATTGATGCATATTTCCTTCTAGCAAAAGTTGCCAGAGCTCACTAGACTGAAAAAAGCCATTTGATCCATAACTACCTACAGCCCTAGGCCAAGACCAAAACTCAGGAATTGTCTTTGATGGGTGAACTGAGCCAACGATAGCCCCAAATGGTAGGAATTTGATCCGATAACCTCTCTCCCTCATCACTTGTTGGCACTcctatatatttttctctctctctctcctaagtAGCAGAGTATAGATTAATTGATTTCCTGAAGAGAGATTTTGAAATTACGATAACCATGATAGGTGTGATCTTCGTCACATCTCTTTACAGTAATTTGCTTTTAGAAAAAGTCTAATCCTGAACAAGAGTCATCTTGTCTTTTGATTGATTTTACAAgttgtgaaagaaaaaaagtgtattctttcatatatatatactttttattttctGCTCTGGAGTGCCATCTGCAAACTCTCCTGGATAAATTTAATCAAAAATCTTCTTAAGAAAGTCCCCGTTTGTTTGCAATATCATCATCCCCACAAATATTTGCTATTAAGAATCCTGAGAGTTGCACTGGCTTAAAATGACACTACCCTTTTGGTGGGAAATGCATGGAATTTGGACATTGTTTATAAAGTCATTataaagtccttcgggagaagggcggtatacaaattaaaacattattattattattattattattattattattattattattattattattattattattattatatttccagTGAAGATgggactgatttttttaaaaaacgatgtATTGGAGAAAGGAAAGGTTGGGAGGgtttaaatatctattttaagGAGGGTATTGCATTAAAAGGACAAGTTGCACtgatgaaaataataattttcctgGCAACACTGTGGGAACTGAATCTGGCCACAAGCCACAAATGTCCCACTCTTGTTTTATATCATAATTTGCATTTGTCTGGCAACTGATCTTCACTAGAAGTTAATAAATTGCCCAAAGTCAGGAACTAAAGATTTACGAAAAGCTGGATTATA comes from the Ahaetulla prasina isolate Xishuangbanna chromosome 3, ASM2864084v1, whole genome shotgun sequence genome and includes:
- the GFOD1 gene encoding glucose-fructose oxidoreductase domain-containing protein 1, translating into MLPGVGVFGTSLTARVIIPLLKDEGFAVKALWGRTQEEAEELAKEMSVPFYTSRIDEVLLHQDVDLVCINLPPPLTRQIAVKTLGIGKNVICDRTATPLDAFRMMTAAHYYPKLMSIMGNVLRFLPAFVKMKQLIQEGYVGELLVCEVQVHSGSLLGKKYNWSCDDLMGGGGLHSVGTYIIDLLTFLTSQKAVKVHGLLKTFVKQTDHIKGIRQITSDDFCTFQMVLEGGVCCTVTLNFNMPGEFKQDIVVIGSSGRLIAVGTDLYGQSNNSPQKELLLKDSAPVSNALLPEKAFSDIPSPYLRGTIKMVQAVREAFEDQDDRRTWDGRPLTMAATFDDCLYALCVVDTIKRSNQLGEWQNIVIMTEEPELSPAYLISEAMRRSRMSLYC